GTCGACAAGCCGGTCTTCAACGCCTTCACGTCGCCGAACGGCGACATCTTCTTCTTCACCGGCATGCTCGAGGCCGCGCGCAACCGCAGCGAGGTGGCCGGCGTCTTCGCCCACGAGATCGCCCACGTGCAGGCGGGCCACTACGAGCGGCTCTCGCGGCGCGCCTCGCTCGGCACGGTTCCGGCGCTGGCGGCGATCATCCTCTCCGGCGGGAACCCCGCGGTGCTCTTCGGGACCCTCGCCATGCTCGAGTCCTACCAGCTCGCCTTCTCGCGCGAGATGGAGACCGAGGCCGACCGGCTCTCGCTGGTCTACCTGCGGCGGACGCAGTTCGACACCCGCGGGCTCGTCGGCTCGCTGCGCCTGATCGAGCGCGGGGAGCGCCTCGTCCCGGTGGGCGGACCCGAGGGGCTGCGCTCGCACCCGCTGACGCTCAACCGCATCACCGAGCTGCAGAGCGGCCTCGGGCTCGCCCCCGGCGA
This bacterium DNA region includes the following protein-coding sequences:
- a CDS encoding M48 family metalloprotease, which gives rise to MRSDAGRRAAAAALCALALGFACAPALQAATAETKPQPSPQEKDVLRRQRQVSAVGAEFPLIWDPEVLGQLQAIGGEIAGAIGAQEEGFRYYIVDKPVFNAFTSPNGDIFFFTGMLEAARNRSEVAGVFAHEIAHVQAGHYERLSRRASLGTVPALAAIILSGGNPAVLFGTLAMLESYQLAFSREMETEADRLSLVYLRRTQFDTRGLVGSLRLIERGERLVPVGGPEGLRSHPLTLNRITELQSGLGLAPGEEYTPAPDPEWDRIRAILLAIDDPQAALQEFGTRAGAAGAGALDHDLLGVVHAHRGDAAAA